A region of Cataglyphis hispanica isolate Lineage 1 chromosome 6, ULB_Chis1_1.0, whole genome shotgun sequence DNA encodes the following proteins:
- the LOC126850492 gene encoding erythroid differentiation-related factor 1: MSKNSDINDETMTSIVLAAPPPDSPKKPVKSTAVVKYSAVQTPATYAQLQCNTDLNLPPSNWLSSSAESYGLQNVWSQSTGFSSFRMAHMFPDCVGEVDVVSDAENIKKLLKLPYNRGMISMMVHRIENTLLLDDFDIHKYLLRQAENDWEWLKKFFYEHIFQNLGDKEKRFFQKAYSRNSLQQRNLVSKFLYHSIVFADSNKQNEKPQLPVETLEPFLPEPTQEEKVPDPNYNHNFARNVVWTFENIQMLIGTDMPIFGGQTHPCISLRLRDMSKPINVLTGIDYWLDNLMCNVPEVVMCYHLDGIVQKYELIKTEDLPNLDDSKFSAKLIRDVAQNILSFLKNNATKAGHTYWLFKGEDDDVVKLYDLTSLCSDVSEEKGQNPFTVPVAMLLYRVARNMKYSSDYHRHQGTIRMLLKNCIQLLAKEKYPQIVTSAHFMLSDLYIPSDTDPASPGLSDQSDEEDAQSECSMNYEKEKVEEEKICAAIKSLTLANMKEQTEREQPKYKAPPISGMIEERCLFGLEHVTHGLECLRYFPIEDNADEEQRKAEEHEKEKRKYEEMHPNVAKPFQAIPMPYAPLNKQDTNVTSEKNLENYSPTHKKKNKQKKKKNEKNVTKEIASENALLCKPKAETLPTWQAPKKSDNICWSAHLKTLLYEKASLIFAVLAEKEYVNKNYGASLRYMLEVLYCQKILEIFCGVRNDKSISYLLGRAGDCCFMIVQDWGNVEKHRKDYDTKNEMEEKIVEEVYSMEDLDMNGAELLPKKLENLESILLSSYKCYDKALSLELLDMDRKNLLRRLGNIHNELGVFYMNQAGSRYQQETQMDESSNVDVTELLTRSLTHLESGIAAFHDVHDEANLALLHSNTGRLMRLCATLCGKQNSQERHFYNKALASYQKALQVLGNRKTNSTIWDNVMWDLSTTLFTMASLLQDYPTAGYKNEELEREVVDTLQKALKHCDVDTPGPRQPVYQFRAATIQHRLASFYHHVYREFESDVDSTKKRTSLQLSKLYYDKAAKLLLSLEQSTEYLTVQMERVALAEHQARNSTTFNSKLKAYQNGLALILQCIPIMELLYERSNAARQKMKETIDNKVEDNSAERREVTQEQKSVNENPLDENQVEENLVVLLEQRLQFLLRSLTKLFLSKSPVHNKKEHETLGNLYKQCYIRTLRPDTMSGFTFIKHMTELLRELDGMLKHIDS, translated from the exons atgtcaaaaaattcagatattaATGATGAGACG ATGACATCGATAGTCTTAGCTGCTCCACCCCCAGATTCTCCAAAAAAACCTGTAAAGTCCACCGCAGTGGTAAAATATTCTGCAGTTCAAACACCAGCGACATATGCACAATTACAATGTAATACGGATCTGAATCTTCCACCCAGCAACTGGCTTAGCAGTTCAGCAGAGAGTTATGGTCTACAGAATGTTTGGTCTCAGAGTACAGGATTTTCCAGTTTCCGCATGGCACACATGTTTCCTGATTGTGTTGGTGAAGTGGATGTAGTATCGgatgcagaaaatataaagaaattacttAAACTTCCTTATAATCGTGGTATGATTTCAATGATGGTACATCGTATTGAAAACACATTGTTATTGGATGACTTTGATATACACAAGTACTTGCTGAGACAAGCTGAAAATGACTGGGAATGGTTGAAGAAATTCTTCTatgaacatatttttcaaaatcttggCGATAAGGAAAAACGTTTTTTCCAAAAGGCATATAGCAGAAATAGTTTACAGCAGAGGAATTTGGTATCTAAATTTCTCTATCATTCTATAGTATTTGCGGATAGTAACAAACAGAATGAGAAACCTCAATTACCTGTGGAAACGTTAGAACCGTTTTTGCCTGAACCAACGCAAGAGGAAAAAGTACCTGAtccaaattataatcataatttcgcAAGAAATGTTGTGTGGACGTTCGAGAACATACAGATGCTTATTGGAACAGACATGCCGATATTCGGCGGTCAGACGCATCCATGTATAAGTCTACGATTAAGAGATATGTCGAAACCAATCAATGTTTTAACAGGAATAGACTACTGGttagataatttaatgtgCAATGTTCCAGAAGTAGTAATGTGTTATCATTTAGATGGTATTGTACAGAAATATGAATTGATAAAGACAGAGGATCTTCCAAATTTGGATGATTCCAAATTTAGTGCTAAACTAATTAGAGATGTTGCTCAAAACATTCTCAGTttcctaaaaaataatgcaacaaAGGCTGGTCATACTTACTGGTTATTTAAGG gtGAGGACGACGATGTTGTGAAGCTATATGATTTGACATCATTGTGCAGTGACGTTTCAGAAGAGAAAGGACAAAATCCTTTTACCGTACCCGTCGCAATGTTGTTATACAGAGTAGCTCGCAACATGAAGTACTCCTCAGATTACCATCGCCATCAAGGGACAATTAGAATGCtgttgaaaaattgtattcaaTTATTAGCCAAGGAGAAATATCCGCAGATCGTCACATCCGCCCATTTTATGCTTTCGGATTTGTATATACCATCGGACACAGATCCAGCCAGTCCAGGTCTGTCAGATCAAAGCGACGAGGAAGACGCTCAAAGTGAATGTAGCATGAAttacgaaaaagagaaagtagaagaagaaaaaatttgcgcGGCAATCAAGTCTTTAACTCTAGCCAATA TGAAGGAACAAACAGAACGCGAACAACCAAAGTACAAAGCACCACCGATTTCGGGTATGATTGAAGAAAGATGTTTATTCGGATTAGAACACGTAACTCATGGACTCGAGTGTCTCCGATATTTTCCGATCGAGGACAACGCTGACGAAGAACAAAGGAAAGCGGAAGAACACGAGAAGGAAAAACGGAAATATGAAGAGATGCATCCGAATGTAGCGAAACCTTTTCAAGCGATTCCTATGCCTTACGCTCcattaaataaacaagataCGAATGTCACGtcggaaaaaaatttggaaaattatagTCCCacgcataaaaagaaaaataagcaaaagaagaagaaaaatgaaaaaaatgttacgaaAGAGATAGCGAGTGAAAATGCTTTATTATGTAAACCTAAAGCAGAAACATTGCCCACATGGCAAGCGCCGAAGAAGAGCGATAATATTTGCTGGAGCGCTCATTTGAAAACTCTGTTATATGAGAAAGCATCATTGATATTTGCAGTACTCGCtgaaaaagaatatgtaaataaaaattacggcGCCTCTCTGAGATACATGTTGGAAGTATTGTATTGCCagaaaatattggaaatcTTCTGTGGCGTAAGAAATGACAAATcaattagttatttattagGTCGGGCGGGAGACTGTTGCTTCATGATAGTGCAAGATTGGGGTAATGTGGAAAAGCATAGGAAAGATTATGATACGAAAAATGAAATGGAAGAGAAAATAGTCGAAGAAGTATATAGTATGGAAGATCTAGATATga atgGTGCTGAATTACTGCCTaagaaacttgaaaatttaGAATCTATTTTACTTTCTTCGTATAAATGTTATGATAAAGCGCTGTCATTAGAACTGTTGGATATGGacagaaaaaatttgttgagaCGATTAGGAAATATTCATAATGAGTTAGgtgttttttatatgaatcagGCAGGAT cTCGATACCAGCAAGAAACTCAAATGGACGAGTCATCGAATGTGGATGTAACCGAGCTTTTAACGCGTTCATTAACGCATTTAGAATCCGGCATTGCAGCCTTTCACGATGTCCATGACGAAGCGAATCTGGCACTTTTGCATTCAAACACGGGACGACTCATGCGACTTTGCGCGACCCTATGCGGCAAACAGAATTCGCAAGAGcgacatttttataacaaagcaCTCGCGAGTTATCAGAAGGCCCTGCAAGTTTTGGGCAATAGGAAAACGAATTCGACAATATGGGATAATGTAATGTGGGATTTATCGACAACGTTGTTTACGATGGCCTCGCTATTGCAAGATTATCCTACAGCCGGATATAAA AATGAGGAATTGGAGAGGGAAGTGGTCGATACCCTTCAGAAGGCGCTCAAACATTGTGATGTGGATACTCCCGGACCGCGACAACCAGTTTATCAATTTCGCGCTGCAACCATTCAACATCGATTAGCTTCGTTTTATCATCATGTGTATAGAGAATTCGAATCGGACGTGGATAGTACAAAGAAAAGAACTAGCTTACagttatctaaattatattacgataaaGCGGCCaaattattactttcattGGAACAAAGTACGGAATATTTGACAGTACAAATGGAAAGAGTCGCTCTGGCGGAACATCAAGCACGTA ACAGCACAACTTTCAATAGCAAGCTAAAAGCATACCAAAACGGCTTGGCTTTAATTCTACAATGTATACCTATCATGGAATTATTATACGAACGAAGTAACGCGGCAAGACAAAAGATGAAGGAAACGATCGATAATAAAGTAGAGGATAATAGCGCCGAACGCCGGGAAGTAACCCAAGAACAAAAGTCAGTGAATGAAAATCCATTGGACGAGAATCAAGTAGAAGAGAATCTCGTTGTTCTACTAGAACAGAGATTACAATTCCTCCTACGATCATTAACCAAGCTATTTCTCAGTAAAAGTCccgtacataataaaaaaga